In a genomic window of Gloeocapsopsis dulcis:
- a CDS encoding response regulator yields the protein MSNNLLQQKQKILVIDDHETVLKGTIYALKEHYPEAEIRTAQTAQQLLEQLPSFKPDLVVMDLSIPDKVGEHDKSDVGIQLLKTLMQQHPTLNFTVQSSYMKALVRIKPTIDAHQGGFTVADKSLSTKEMLKRVDWALQGLTYTKDLKAMHSGLEIKQDWLTLLQLAFEEELQDKEIAKRMLVSDRTVRHYWTKVQDVLDVYPDEGKKNIRIQTEKRAREAGLID from the coding sequence ATGAGCAACAACTTACTACAGCAAAAGCAGAAGATTCTTGTTATTGATGACCACGAAACTGTTCTCAAGGGAACAATATATGCTCTGAAAGAGCACTATCCAGAAGCAGAAATTCGCACAGCACAAACTGCCCAACAATTACTAGAACAATTACCCAGTTTCAAACCTGATCTTGTTGTCATGGATCTTTCAATTCCAGACAAGGTGGGAGAACATGATAAATCTGATGTAGGTATTCAACTGCTTAAGACATTAATGCAGCAACATCCTACACTGAATTTTACAGTCCAAAGTAGTTACATGAAAGCCTTAGTACGCATTAAACCGACCATTGATGCTCATCAAGGGGGCTTTACTGTAGCAGATAAAAGTCTTTCTACCAAAGAAATGTTAAAGCGAGTGGATTGGGCTTTACAAGGTTTGACCTACACGAAAGATTTAAAAGCAATGCACAGTGGATTAGAAATTAAACAAGACTGGCTGACGCTATTGCAACTTGCATTTGAAGAAGAATTGCAAGATAAGGAGATTGCTAAACGAATGCTGGTATCGGATCGTACTGTGCGCCACTACTGGACAAAAGTTCAAGATGTACTTGATGTCTACCCTGATGAAGGCAAGAAGAATATCCGTATTCAAACTGAAAAACGTGCTAGAGAAGCAGGATTAATTGATTAG
- a CDS encoding NB-ARC domain-containing protein: MQLMSVEDALVIVATLLQQKCLSNVQELVFRHSWEGQTYQEIAESCGYDVAYIRNVGSKLWQLLSKAVGENVTKSNFQPLLRQRALRTVRESSHFVPPVLSTVEDKNISGDAQPDWLDAANFRSFQRVTTNQQQDWGEAADVSVFYGRIEELATLERWIVKQRCRLVTLLGMGGIGKTTLAVKLAEQVQNKFEYVIWRSLRNAPLVEDILAELIRFLSREQEVELPVTVDGKISRLISYLRSTSCLLVLDNVEAILLSGECVGCYRAGYEGYGDLIRRVGEVNHQSCLILTSREQPEEVTLLAGETLPVRSLQLTGLNQIEGQEIFKAKGLLGLEQEKQKLIDYCRGNPLALKIVATSIQELFANKIADFLEQNTVVFNGIRHLLERQFNRLSNLEKQIMYWLAINREPILPAQLKENFIPPVSTAKLLEALESLKRRSLVERSSGGFTQQPVIMEYITNKIIEQVCEEIATEEVSLLMSHALIAAQAKDYIRKSQVRAILAPIAERLLANTGCQHLEHQLQRMIVKLQEKVSNSPGYGGGNVINLLHQLQFDLTGYDFSNLTIWQAYLAETNLHQVNFTNSNLAKSIFAENLNTILAMAFSPDGKLLATGDVSGMICLWQVADSKPLLSWKGHIGWVYALSFSPNGQIASGSSDCTIKLWDVSNGQCCQTLQGHNHWIRSVAFSPDGYTLASSSGDQTVKLWDVHTGQCHQTLQGHTGWVYAVAFSPNGQTLVSGSGDKTLRLWDVTTGQCLQILQGHTSWVHSVAFSPDSQSLASGSDDRSVKLWNVSTGQCYQTLQGHSSSVFCVAFSSDGHTLASGSEDKTIRLWDTYSGRCYQTLQGHTSWIWSVSFAPQPYANNSNGQIASSGEDRTIRLWDVTTGQCLKTWQGYSNYIVSATFSPDSKMLATNGGDGTVRLWDVTSGQCLKTLQGHTSWTTSASFSPNGQILASGGGDRVVRVWDVTSGRCLKTLQGHTNWILSLSFSPDGYTLASGSKDKSLRLWDVSQGRCYQILSGHTSWVWFVVFSPDGHTLASGGEDQTVRLWDIHTGRCLKILQGHTSPVVSLAFSPDGQLLASSSSDRTIRLWEVGSGQCLKTLQGHTDWIRSVAFIANGQILASSSDDQMLKLWNVSTGECFRTLDGHQVWLWSVAISPDSKILATGSEDETIKLWDIKTGECLKTLRVTRPYEGMNITAAKGLTEAQKTTLKVLGAIDISIPATPLLLNNNLKAKQHE, from the coding sequence ATGCAATTGATGTCTGTCGAGGATGCATTAGTTATCGTTGCTACACTTCTACAACAGAAGTGTTTAAGCAATGTGCAAGAGCTAGTCTTCCGCCATTCTTGGGAAGGACAGACTTATCAAGAGATTGCAGAAAGCTGCGGTTATGATGTAGCTTACATCCGGAATGTTGGCTCCAAGCTGTGGCAGTTACTCTCAAAAGCAGTCGGAGAAAATGTCACTAAAAGTAACTTTCAGCCTCTTCTCCGGCAGAGAGCGCTAAGAACTGTCAGAGAATCTTCACATTTTGTACCACCTGTGCTGTCAACTGTCGAAGACAAAAATATCAGCGGGGATGCTCAGCCTGATTGGTTAGATGCAGCTAATTTTAGGAGTTTTCAAAGAGTTACTACCAACCAACAGCAAGACTGGGGAGAAGCGGCTGATGTCTCAGTTTTTTACGGACGGATTGAAGAATTAGCAACATTAGAGCGATGGATTGTCAAACAGCGCTGCCGATTGGTAACTTTGCTGGGCATGGGAGGAATTGGCAAAACCACCCTGGCTGTAAAGCTAGCGGAACAAGTTCAGAATAAGTTTGAGTATGTAATTTGGCGATCGCTGCGTAATGCCCCACTGGTTGAAGACATTTTAGCAGAGCTAATCCGTTTTTTATCTCGCGAGCAAGAAGTTGAATTACCAGTAACCGTAGATGGTAAAATATCGCGACTGATTAGTTATTTACGCTCTACCTCCTGTTTACTTGTGCTAGATAATGTTGAGGCAATTCTCCTGAGTGGCGAATGTGTAGGTTGCTATCGAGCCGGATATGAAGGCTATGGCGACTTGATTAGGCGGGTAGGAGAAGTAAACCATCAAAGCTGCCTGATCTTAACGAGTCGAGAACAGCCAGAAGAAGTTACGTTATTGGCAGGAGAAACACTACCTGTTCGCTCGTTACAACTAACAGGTTTGAACCAAATAGAAGGACAGGAAATCTTCAAAGCTAAGGGACTTTTAGGATTAGAGCAGGAAAAGCAAAAACTGATTGATTACTGTAGAGGTAATCCACTGGCATTGAAGATAGTTGCTACTTCTATTCAAGAATTATTTGCTAATAAAATTGCTGATTTTTTAGAACAGAATACAGTAGTTTTTAATGGAATTCGCCATCTTTTAGAGCGGCAGTTTAATCGCTTGTCAAATTTAGAAAAACAGATTATGTACTGGCTCGCAATCAATCGCGAACCAATTTTACCAGCGCAACTGAAAGAGAACTTTATACCACCAGTATCAACAGCAAAATTACTAGAGGCTCTGGAATCTTTAAAACGGCGTTCTCTAGTTGAAAGAAGTTCAGGTGGTTTTACTCAGCAACCTGTGATTATGGAGTATATAACTAACAAAATAATAGAACAGGTTTGTGAAGAGATTGCCACTGAAGAAGTTAGCTTGTTAATGAGCCACGCTCTAATCGCGGCTCAGGCAAAAGATTATATCAGAAAAAGCCAAGTGCGGGCAATCTTAGCACCAATTGCTGAACGCTTGCTTGCTAACACAGGCTGTCAGCATCTAGAACATCAGCTCCAGCGAATGATCGTAAAACTGCAAGAAAAGGTTTCTAATTCACCTGGATATGGAGGCGGCAATGTAATTAATTTATTGCATCAACTCCAGTTTGATTTAACCGGATATGACTTTTCTAATTTAACTATTTGGCAAGCATATTTAGCTGAGACAAACTTACATCAGGTTAACTTTACCAACTCCAATTTAGCTAAATCTATATTTGCAGAAAACTTGAATACAATCCTTGCTATGGCATTTAGTCCAGATGGCAAGCTTTTAGCTACAGGTGATGTGAGTGGAATGATTTGCTTATGGCAAGTTGCAGATAGTAAACCTCTGTTGAGTTGGAAGGGACATATTGGTTGGGTGTATGCACTTAGCTTCAGCCCTAATGGGCAAATCGCCAGTGGCAGCAGCGACTGCACGATCAAGCTGTGGGATGTCTCAAACGGTCAGTGCTGCCAGACACTACAGGGGCATAATCATTGGATACGTTCTGTTGCCTTCAGTCCGGATGGTTACACGTTAGCAAGCAGCAGTGGTGACCAAACAGTGAAGCTGTGGGATGTGCACACTGGTCAATGCCATCAAACATTGCAAGGGCACACCGGTTGGGTTTATGCGGTTGCCTTTAGTCCCAATGGGCAAACCCTCGTCAGTGGCAGCGGTGACAAAACTCTAAGGCTATGGGATGTTACTACTGGTCAATGCCTTCAAATCTTGCAAGGGCACACCAGTTGGGTTCATTCGGTTGCTTTCAGTCCCGATAGTCAAAGCCTGGCGAGTGGCAGTGACGATCGTAGTGTGAAGTTGTGGAACGTCAGTACTGGTCAGTGCTATCAAACATTGCAAGGTCACAGCAGTTCCGTGTTCTGCGTTGCCTTCAGTTCTGATGGTCACACGTTAGCAAGTGGTAGTGAGGATAAAACCATCAGATTGTGGGATACCTACTCGGGTCGATGCTACCAAACATTGCAAGGGCATACTAGTTGGATCTGGTCGGTCAGCTTTGCTCCGCAACCCTACGCGAATAATTCAAACGGTCAAATAGCTAGTAGTGGTGAGGATCGCACAATTAGGCTATGGGATGTGACGACTGGTCAATGTCTCAAAACCTGGCAAGGGTACAGTAATTATATTGTTTCTGCTACCTTTAGCCCAGATAGCAAAATGCTAGCGACTAATGGTGGAGACGGAACTGTGAGGCTGTGGGATGTTACTTCAGGTCAATGTCTCAAAACCTTGCAGGGTCACACCAGCTGGACAACATCTGCTAGCTTCAGTCCCAATGGTCAAATCCTCGCGAGTGGTGGCGGGGATCGAGTAGTCAGGGTGTGGGATGTTACCTCAGGTCGATGTCTCAAAACATTGCAGGGACACACTAATTGGATACTTTCACTCAGCTTCAGTCCGGATGGTTATACTCTAGCAAGCGGTAGTAAAGACAAAAGTTTGCGGCTGTGGGATGTCTCCCAGGGGAGGTGCTACCAAATATTGTCAGGGCATACTAGTTGGGTCTGGTTTGTTGTCTTTAGTCCGGATGGTCACACCCTAGCGAGTGGTGGTGAAGACCAAACCGTGAGATTATGGGACATTCACACGGGTCGATGCCTCAAAATCTTGCAGGGGCACACTAGTCCGGTAGTGTCTCTTGCCTTCAGTCCAGATGGGCAACTTCTAGCCAGCAGCAGTAGCGATCGCACAATTAGATTATGGGAAGTCGGTAGTGGTCAATGTCTTAAGACACTGCAGGGTCACACTGATTGGATTCGGTCTGTGGCTTTCATTGCGAATGGTCAAATTTTAGCAAGTAGCAGTGATGACCAAATGCTAAAGTTATGGAATGTTTCCACTGGTGAGTGCTTCAGAACTCTGGATGGACATCAGGTTTGGCTGTGGTCAGTTGCCATTAGTCCCGATAGTAAAATCCTAGCCACTGGCAGCGAGGATGAGACGATTAAGCTTTGGGATATCAAGACAGGTGAGTGCCTGAAAACGCTAAGAGTTACCCGACCTTATGAGGGCATGAACATCACTGCTGCAAAAGGTTTGACTGAGGCTCAGAAAACGACGCTCAAAGTTCTAGGGGCGATTGATATATCAATCCCAGCAACTCCCCTGCTCCTAAATAACAACCTTAAAGCAAAACAGCATGAGTAA
- a CDS encoding CHAT domain-containing protein, translated as MRNQRHKARYHFLFIMFLSSLICLWWGNTSLFAQVPYANQFVQQGIELHQAGDYHRAIAPWQRALILYQKSKNSQQEIAIVAENLARTYQQLGQSNQAIQYWEQAIAYYRPIDRQQTGRLLTEQAQSYSSMGQNRQAIALLCGAVQPNQDCLPQTAVSIARSHKDLLGEAAAWGSVGEAYRIRGDYLRAINYLQNSLKIATEIANFQLQTSALNSLGNTYSNLSQVGDRQANSAERLGESEQADQLRQQTTSNNTKALEYFQNSLKLAQQQNDQINQTRAYVNLIPLYYRQENSIAAAQANQQALALWQQLPDNRNKIYIAIDLAKRQQPWINSPLECLNAEVQPNAIALLKQATSVAQKTQDNRALSFAIGELGHIYECRQDYTQALKLTQQARWAAEQDKDSLYLWEWQTGRIYQAQNQKPAAISAYEKAIATIETIRDEILTANRDLQFDFRDTVEPIYRDLIALKLDNVPPAVLLAATDANTKNLSSVLTIADSLKLAELQNYFGDDCVLTVVNQQGVDIGSIDRNTAIFSSLILNERTAIVASFPNGNKKVTWLDKDSESLRKEINAFRLGLESFFDDYNPQPAQKVYDWLIRPFTDELEQAQINTLVFIQDGILRSVPMAALHDGEKFLIQKYAVATTPGLSLTELRASNPQNLRALALGLTESVVIDGQEFAPLPYVQQEISKVQEQLKGSTPLLNEEFNRTRLQQELSGNRYPIIHIATHGVFGTVPENTFLVTGNKEKLTINELDTLIRSTTNSTEPIELLTLTACQTAIGDDRAALGLAGVAVQAGAKSALASLWSIEDAATAQVAAQFYESLKDSRMNKAQALQKAQLSLIEQGDRYTHPAYWAPFILIGNWL; from the coding sequence ATGCGAAACCAACGCCATAAAGCTCGTTACCACTTTTTATTCATTATGTTTCTTAGTAGCCTAATTTGCTTGTGGTGGGGTAATACGTCTTTATTTGCTCAAGTCCCCTATGCTAATCAGTTTGTTCAGCAAGGAATTGAACTTCATCAAGCAGGAGACTATCACCGTGCGATCGCACCTTGGCAAAGAGCGTTAATCTTATATCAAAAATCTAAAAATAGTCAGCAAGAAATAGCAATAGTAGCAGAAAATTTAGCCCGCACTTATCAACAACTTGGTCAAAGCAACCAAGCAATTCAATACTGGGAGCAAGCGATCGCCTATTATCGCCCGATTGATAGACAACAAACAGGAAGACTCCTCACAGAACAAGCTCAATCATACAGCAGTATGGGGCAAAACCGTCAAGCGATCGCCCTTTTGTGTGGTGCAGTGCAACCAAATCAAGATTGTCTTCCGCAAACAGCAGTTAGTATTGCGCGATCGCACAAAGACTTATTAGGAGAAGCCGCAGCTTGGGGAAGTGTAGGAGAAGCTTATCGCATTCGCGGTGATTATTTACGAGCGATCAACTATCTGCAAAATAGCTTAAAAATTGCTACAGAAATTGCTAATTTTCAACTACAGACCTCCGCTTTGAATAGCCTAGGCAATACTTATAGTAATCTTAGCCAGGTAGGCGATCGCCAGGCAAACTCTGCTGAACGGCTTGGGGAAAGCGAACAAGCAGATCAACTACGACAGCAAACAACAAGCAATAACACTAAAGCCTTAGAATATTTTCAAAATAGTCTCAAGCTAGCACAGCAACAAAACGATCAAATAAATCAAACTCGTGCCTATGTCAATTTAATTCCATTGTATTATCGACAAGAAAACTCTATCGCCGCTGCGCAAGCAAATCAACAAGCACTTGCACTATGGCAGCAACTACCCGATAATCGCAACAAAATTTATATAGCAATTGACCTAGCTAAACGACAACAACCTTGGATAAATTCACCCTTAGAATGCCTGAATGCAGAAGTCCAACCTAATGCGATCGCATTACTGAAACAAGCTACTAGCGTTGCCCAAAAAACTCAAGATAATCGGGCATTATCCTTTGCAATCGGCGAACTCGGTCATATTTACGAATGTCGCCAAGACTATACGCAAGCATTAAAACTGACTCAACAAGCACGGTGGGCAGCCGAACAAGATAAGGATAGTCTTTATTTATGGGAGTGGCAAACTGGTAGAATTTATCAAGCACAAAATCAAAAGCCAGCAGCAATTAGTGCGTATGAAAAAGCAATAGCAACTATTGAAACAATTCGCGATGAAATTCTTACGGCTAACCGCGATCTCCAATTTGATTTTCGGGACACTGTTGAACCAATTTATCGCGATTTAATTGCACTGAAACTAGATAATGTTCCACCTGCTGTATTATTAGCTGCAACAGATGCAAATACCAAGAATCTTAGCTCTGTACTCACAATAGCAGATTCACTCAAACTTGCAGAACTCCAAAATTATTTTGGCGATGACTGTGTTTTGACAGTGGTAAATCAGCAGGGAGTAGATATCGGTAGTATAGACAGAAATACCGCAATTTTCAGTTCCTTGATCCTAAATGAGCGTACGGCGATCGTTGCTAGTTTTCCCAACGGTAATAAAAAAGTCACTTGGTTGGATAAAGATAGCGAAAGTCTGAGGAAAGAAATTAACGCATTTCGTTTGGGACTCGAAAGCTTTTTTGATGATTACAATCCTCAGCCTGCCCAGAAAGTTTATGATTGGTTAATTCGTCCTTTTACAGATGAATTGGAACAAGCGCAGATTAATACCCTTGTTTTTATCCAAGATGGAATTTTACGCAGTGTGCCAATGGCTGCACTGCATGATGGAGAAAAGTTTTTAATTCAAAAATATGCTGTGGCAACAACTCCTGGTTTGAGCTTAACTGAGTTGAGAGCCTCAAATCCACAGAATTTACGCGCACTTGCGTTAGGGTTAACCGAGAGTGTTGTCATTGACGGTCAAGAATTTGCACCACTCCCCTATGTACAACAAGAAATTAGTAAAGTTCAAGAACAATTAAAAGGTAGTACACCTTTATTAAACGAGGAGTTTAACCGCACGCGCTTGCAACAAGAGTTAAGTGGAAACAGGTATCCAATTATTCATATTGCTACTCATGGAGTGTTTGGTACTGTTCCAGAAAATACGTTTCTTGTCACTGGAAATAAAGAGAAACTAACAATTAATGAACTTGATACACTAATTCGCAGTACTACCAACAGTACAGAACCTATTGAACTATTAACCTTAACTGCTTGTCAAACTGCGATCGGAGACGATCGCGCTGCGTTAGGACTTGCTGGAGTTGCAGTTCAAGCAGGTGCAAAAAGTGCTTTAGCATCGCTATGGTCGATTGAAGATGCCGCAACGGCACAAGTAGCTGCACAATTTTATGAAAGCTTAAAAGATTCTAGAATGAATAAAGCACAAGCTCTACAAAAAGCTCAACTATCACTCATTGAACAAGGTGATAGATACACTCATCCAGCTTACTGGGCACCATTTATTCTCATTGGCAACTGGTTGTAG
- the cobU gene encoding bifunctional adenosylcobinamide kinase/adenosylcobinamide-phosphate guanylyltransferase — protein sequence MSKVILVTGPAKSGKSEWAEHLATQTGKLVIYVATATVNKEDSEWLSRIEKHRQRRPKTWLTWEVPIQLVNTITTPQEGCLLIDSLGTWVANLLEQDQINWENTLQNLCSGLQDAEQDVILVAEEVGWGIVPAYPTGRTFRDRLGNLVRRIAAIADVVYLVAGGYVLNLTELGSPLPPHQE from the coding sequence ATGAGTAAAGTAATTCTTGTAACAGGACCAGCTAAATCGGGAAAAAGTGAATGGGCTGAACACCTGGCTACTCAGACGGGTAAACTTGTTATTTATGTAGCTACTGCAACTGTGAATAAAGAGGATTCTGAGTGGCTGTCTCGCATTGAAAAACATCGCCAGCGCCGCCCGAAAACTTGGCTAACGTGGGAAGTGCCAATACAATTAGTTAATACAATTACTACGCCGCAAGAGGGTTGTCTTTTAATCGATTCATTAGGTACTTGGGTAGCTAATTTGCTAGAACAAGATCAGATCAACTGGGAAAATACTCTCCAAAACTTGTGCTCAGGGTTGCAAGATGCTGAGCAGGATGTGATTCTAGTAGCAGAAGAGGTAGGGTGGGGGATAGTTCCAGCTTATCCTACTGGGAGAACTTTCCGCGATCGCTTAGGTAACTTAGTGCGCCGTATTGCAGCGATCGCTGATGTCGTTTACTTGGTTGCTGGTGGTTATGTCTTGAATCTCACAGAACTAGGTTCTCCTTTACCACCACATCAGGAGTAA
- a CDS encoding DUF928 domain-containing protein, whose product MLSQLTKIVKKRIDSRLLTISVLVFSLGLCNTVLAEYRPPSDQKPPTTRTTGTVTRGGCRGDKQTTLTALAPQKHTGQTVSSHPTFAWFVPDAESYPLEFRLYRYEASGNRALMQKIQLQSQSGIMSFSLPPDTPPLGTGQRYHWQVVLFCNPNRPSSALATGADLDVVAIPHDLASKLATTNNPQQRVNLYASAGLWYDALSTALTDTMQQRLELELLEDLAKLEDTNTTVNTVEYSSRIRPIIELER is encoded by the coding sequence ATGCTAAGCCAACTTACTAAAATTGTCAAAAAACGCATTGATAGCAGATTACTGACAATTAGTGTTTTGGTGTTCTCTCTAGGACTCTGTAACACTGTTCTTGCTGAATACAGACCACCTTCTGACCAAAAACCTCCCACAACTAGGACAACTGGTACAGTGACCAGAGGAGGATGTCGCGGAGACAAGCAAACAACATTAACAGCCCTTGCGCCTCAAAAGCATACCGGACAAACAGTTTCCTCTCATCCAACTTTTGCATGGTTTGTCCCTGATGCAGAATCTTATCCACTCGAATTTCGGCTTTACAGATATGAAGCCAGTGGCAATCGCGCACTCATGCAAAAGATTCAGTTACAAAGCCAGAGTGGAATCATGTCTTTTTCTCTACCACCTGATACACCGCCTTTGGGAACTGGACAAAGATACCATTGGCAAGTTGTCCTCTTCTGCAATCCAAATCGCCCTTCTAGTGCTTTAGCAACAGGCGCAGATCTCGATGTTGTCGCAATACCACATGACTTGGCAAGCAAACTGGCAACGACTAATAACCCACAACAAAGAGTCAACCTCTACGCGAGTGCAGGTTTATGGTACGACGCATTAAGTACAGCTTTAACTGATACAATGCAACAAAGGCTTGAGCTAGAGTTATTAGAGGATTTAGCCAAGTTAGAAGACACAAATACAACCGTAAACACAGTTGAATATAGCAGTCGCATTAGACCTATTATCGAGCTAGAACGATAA
- a CDS encoding CHASE2 domain-containing protein produces MKRDIWQKIRAKYARWQIGALPGFTFLGLIILVRLTGFLQYHEWLVFDSFLRWRPMEQVDDRITIIGINEADIQSLKAYPIPDRELALLINTLQEYQPRAIGLDIVRDHPVEPGHQELTTVFEKSKNLFVVEKILPEKIAPPPISTTAQIGFIDAMTDDDARLRRSLLGMPNPQKSQDYKHSLTLRLATAYLAFEGIGLENGIRDVKTMRFGSVELPQLYPYSGGYVGTDAGGLQILLNYRNSQNQFHTLSLSDVKSRNFDPAWLRDRIIIIGMTTPSAKDVFNVTAISTDGSALGIYGVEVQAHAVSQIISAVLDGRSLIWAWADGWEYLWIISWGIVGIVLGWLPLAPHKNFISVGIASICLVGASYALLTWWGLWIPVVPTVLVLVLNGIGLTAFYQYDRAMRSRLNERQLTINHTYSTIHNGPLQTLKLLIKQARDRDIHQNELISKLTQIDSELREVYESLEREVQTQQHSLRLGSGQEINLSAPLHETLYQVYSQTLERDFPCYKTLQLKIPNFEPIDERHLSIEQKRSLCQFLEEALCNVGKHAKGVTCLRTDCLQKEDQCIVRVKDNGSSFSVSSEGRGTKQAMQLARQLRGKFQRQSSSEGTICELTWHPKKSWFS; encoded by the coding sequence ATGAAACGCGATATTTGGCAAAAAATTCGTGCTAAGTATGCACGCTGGCAGATTGGTGCGTTACCAGGATTCACGTTTTTGGGATTAATCATTCTTGTACGTTTAACAGGGTTCCTGCAGTATCACGAGTGGTTAGTTTTTGATAGCTTCCTGCGTTGGCGTCCAATGGAACAAGTTGATGACCGAATTACAATCATTGGCATTAATGAAGCAGATATTCAAAGCCTGAAAGCGTACCCAATTCCCGATCGCGAACTTGCTTTATTAATTAATACACTACAAGAGTATCAACCAAGAGCAATTGGTTTAGATATTGTGAGAGATCACCCTGTTGAACCTGGACATCAGGAACTTACTACTGTATTTGAGAAGAGTAAAAATCTGTTTGTCGTTGAGAAGATACTACCAGAGAAAATTGCACCACCACCAATATCTACAACAGCGCAGATTGGGTTTATTGATGCAATGACTGATGATGATGCTCGTTTGCGGCGTAGCTTGCTAGGAATGCCAAATCCACAGAAATCTCAAGACTATAAACACTCACTAACTCTACGTTTAGCAACAGCTTATTTAGCCTTTGAAGGGATTGGTTTAGAAAACGGCATTCGCGATGTGAAAACAATGCGGTTTGGTTCTGTTGAACTGCCACAGTTATATCCGTATTCTGGTGGATATGTCGGAACAGATGCAGGTGGACTGCAAATTTTACTGAACTATCGTAATAGTCAAAATCAATTTCACACATTATCGCTGAGTGACGTTAAAAGTAGGAATTTTGACCCTGCGTGGTTGCGCGATCGCATAATTATTATCGGCATGACCACCCCTAGTGCTAAAGATGTTTTTAATGTTACAGCGATTTCAACTGATGGTTCGGCATTAGGAATTTATGGCGTTGAGGTTCAAGCCCATGCGGTGAGTCAAATTATTAGTGCAGTACTTGATGGGCGATCGCTCATTTGGGCTTGGGCAGATGGGTGGGAATATTTATGGATTATCAGCTGGGGGATTGTGGGCATTGTTTTAGGATGGCTACCGCTTGCACCCCACAAAAACTTTATCAGTGTTGGGATCGCCAGCATTTGTCTTGTAGGTGCGAGTTATGCACTATTGACATGGTGGGGATTATGGATTCCTGTTGTGCCTACAGTACTTGTTTTGGTTCTTAACGGTATAGGACTTACGGCTTTTTATCAATACGACCGCGCAATGCGATCGCGCCTTAACGAGCGTCAGTTAACAATTAATCACACCTACAGTACCATCCACAATGGACCTTTACAAACGCTGAAATTACTCATTAAACAAGCTCGCGATCGCGATATACATCAAAATGAATTAATCTCGAAATTGACACAGATTGATAGTGAATTAAGAGAAGTCTACGAATCTCTTGAAAGAGAAGTTCAAACTCAACAGCACAGTTTACGTCTTGGTAGTGGGCAAGAAATTAACTTAAGCGCCCCTCTACACGAAACTTTATACCAAGTTTATAGCCAAACTCTCGAACGCGATTTTCCCTGCTACAAAACGCTTCAACTAAAAATACCCAACTTTGAGCCAATTGACGAACGTCACCTCAGCATTGAGCAAAAACGTAGTCTGTGTCAATTTTTGGAAGAAGCTTTGTGCAATGTAGGTAAACACGCCAAGGGAGTCACCTGTTTGAGAACCGATTGTCTGCAAAAAGAAGATCAATGTATTGTGCGTGTTAAAGATAATGGCTCAAGTTTTAGTGTATCTTCTGAAGGTCGTGGGACAAAACAAGCAATGCAGCTTGCCCGACAACTACGAGGAAAGTTTCAGCGCCAGTCGTCTTCTGAAGGCACAATATGTGAATTAACTTGGCATCCTAAAAAGTCCTGGTTTAGTTAA